In Helicobacter mastomyrinus, a single genomic region encodes these proteins:
- the ruvC gene encoding crossover junction endodeoxyribonuclease RuvC produces the protein MYILGIDPGSRNCGYAIIHFTPPQALRLVEAGIIKIKERDLQSQIVEFVEGIDLVLKTHTIDEVAIEDIFFAYNPQSVIKLAQFRGALSLKILQDIGHFAEYTPLQVKKALTGNGKADKTQVAFMVKKILSIKGEIKPLDITDAIAIAITHSQRIRTGGIDSIESMPQLKIKQNL, from the coding sequence GTGTATATTTTAGGTATTGACCCCGGGAGTAGGAATTGCGGCTATGCCATTATACACTTCACGCCTCCACAGGCTCTAAGACTTGTCGAAGCAGGGATTATTAAAATCAAAGAGCGCGACTTGCAAAGCCAAATTGTCGAATTTGTCGAGGGTATTGACTTGGTGCTAAAAACACATACAATCGATGAGGTAGCCATAGAAGATATATTCTTTGCCTATAATCCCCAAAGTGTGATTAAACTCGCGCAGTTCCGCGGGGCTTTGAGCTTAAAAATTCTCCAAGACATCGGGCATTTTGCCGAATACACGCCCTTGCAAGTAAAAAAGGCTCTCACAGGCAATGGCAAAGCAGACAAAACACAAGTGGCTTTTATGGTGAAAAAAATCTTAAGCATTAAGGGTGAAATCAAGCCCCTTGATATTACTGATGCCATTGCCATTGCTATCACGCATTCCCAGCGAATCCGCACAGGTGGCATAGATTCTATAGAATCTATGCCACAGCTCAAAATAAAGCAAAATCTATGA
- the dnaA gene encoding chromosomal replication initiator protein DnaA — MQVDNILKKLKNKLSHQEYDSYISLMEYDENTSRTDLEVFYVPNIFVANWIKGNYIDIIADIFKDENSNGIRPEIHIKIKEKKGNVKSLKVNKSTNQFQTNILSLNPFYSFENFVVGKSNEHAYTIAKLVAQQQASMYNPVVFYGHSGLGKTHLLNAIGNYVKEQNKNVIYVPAEEFLNEYTEKIKRGTMDGFRDKYRKCDYLLIDDVQFLGGKDGMQEELLNTFNALYNAQKQIVMTSDKPPKEIKGLADRLRSRFEGGVMAEITNPDLETKISIIMSKCEINRISLDRGVIDYIASNIHGNIRQIEGILSTINLNLNLSPESSARKVAENVLKSYQNEKLEGITLNNIIKVVSKELNIKPSEIVSKERNRKIAFARRVVIYLARALTINSMPMIAKELGMKDHSSVSKALKAIESEIAQNNTTKSIIEDLKSRIQQSLDNNA; from the coding sequence TTGCAGGTTGATAATATATTAAAGAAACTTAAAAATAAACTATCGCACCAAGAGTATGATTCGTATATTTCTCTTATGGAATATGATGAAAATACCTCTAGGACAGACTTAGAGGTATTTTATGTGCCAAATATTTTTGTAGCAAATTGGATAAAAGGTAATTATATCGACATAATCGCAGATATTTTTAAAGACGAAAATTCTAATGGTATCCGCCCAGAAATTCACATTAAAATTAAAGAGAAAAAAGGAAATGTGAAAAGTTTAAAGGTGAATAAAAGCACAAATCAGTTTCAAACCAATATCCTCTCTCTCAATCCCTTTTATTCATTTGAAAATTTTGTTGTCGGTAAATCTAATGAACACGCCTACACGATAGCAAAACTTGTAGCACAGCAGCAAGCAAGTATGTATAATCCTGTCGTATTCTATGGGCATTCCGGACTTGGCAAAACACATCTTTTAAATGCAATAGGTAATTATGTCAAGGAGCAAAATAAAAATGTCATATATGTGCCAGCTGAAGAGTTTTTAAACGAATATACAGAGAAGATTAAGCGTGGCACGATGGATGGATTCCGTGATAAGTATCGCAAGTGTGATTACCTGCTCATTGATGATGTGCAGTTTTTAGGTGGTAAAGATGGTATGCAAGAGGAGCTACTTAATACCTTTAATGCCCTTTACAACGCACAAAAGCAAATTGTGATGACAAGTGATAAGCCCCCTAAGGAGATTAAAGGTTTAGCAGATAGGCTACGTTCACGATTTGAGGGCGGGGTGATGGCAGAGATTACCAATCCAGACCTTGAGACAAAAATTTCCATCATTATGTCTAAATGCGAAATCAATCGTATCAGCCTTGATAGAGGGGTGATTGATTACATTGCTTCTAATATACACGGCAACATTCGCCAGATTGAGGGGATTCTCTCTACGATTAACTTAAATTTGAATCTCTCTCCAGAAAGCAGTGCACGTAAAGTCGCTGAAAATGTGCTCAAAAGCTATCAAAATGAAAAGCTAGAGGGTATTACATTAAATAATATCATTAAAGTAGTAAGTAAGGAGCTTAATATCAAGCCAAGTGAGATTGTATCTAAAGAGCGCAATCGTAAGATTGCCTTTGCTAGGCGCGTGGTGATTTATCTCGCTCGTGCTTTGACTATTAACTCTATGCCAATGATCGCTAAAGAGCTAGGTATGAAGGATCATAGCTCGGTGAGTAAAGCACTCAAGGCTATTGAAAGCGAAATCGCTCAAAATAACACCACAAAAAGTATTATTGAGGATCTTAAGAGCAGGATTCAGCAGAGTTTGGATAATAACGCCTAA